The following DNA comes from Solanum stenotomum isolate F172 chromosome 11, ASM1918654v1, whole genome shotgun sequence.
AAAGGTAAGTCAATTACTCCCCTAATTTGTAAATTgattcttagaacttagaatcctTGCTATTTATCCTTGGGGGATAGTTTTGACTTGAATTTAATAGTGAAAAAGGCCCTAGTTGGGTGTTAGGATCATGAGATTACCCAAGGGTTAGTATTTGGATATAATTCCGGTAAATTAAGCCTTTATTATTGATCCTTTGCATAATTTActtgttttagaccaagaacgAGCTGAGAGACTGCGGAAAGGAAAAGCTCAATTTTCATATGAGTGTTCAGGCTTGGTttagaggtaggtgatgatttgATATCCCATTAGTGTTATATATGTCTGCTAACTGCTCCATTGTAGTCATGCTTGTATGTGAATAGGGAAAGATGAAATGAATCTAATGATATGACTAATTGTGATTTTGTAGCATGCAATGAACATGTTACCTGATTGTACGATATAAATGTGTAAATAATTCATTGTGGTGCTGactgtgtttgtgattgtggatgattggatcaggtgtcacttTCCAACACATAATTGAATTAggtgtcatgttccgacacatatctgatcgggtgtcacgtttagACAAACAACTTGATAGGGTGTCatgttctgacacactaacagCTTTAGTGTGTGTTCCATGAGAGGATCATCATTGACTATTGCATTTAAGATTGATATTATGAACTGATATATCGGGCATGGACTGCACATGCATGGGTTGCTATGTTGTCGTTATCTGTATATGTCTCACTTACTGAAATAGCAGTGTGATTCTATCAATACACAGTTGTTTGTGTATTGATATTgtactttctctttctttattgagtacagggcatcttcaggcggctgtTGAGAAATCTTAGTTAGAAGATTACTGACTTGTCGAGTTCAAGGGTGAGTCAGCTCCTTCAGACTACCATGGATTCATCTAGGATCTTAGTCCATTTCCTTCGAACCTAGACCTTTCAGACTCTTATTATATGTTTAGTTGTTTTGGGGTTGCACCCCTTATCTTAGACCGTTTAGAAGTTTCGGTGCAATGACTTTCAAATTCTAGGGATTGAATTTTCGCttgtttatgttgtttttgAGAACTTActaagtttatgggaactcaacttttaaattgattatttaaactTGTTTCCACATCTTTAAATGTCTGTCTTTTGGTTAGTACTGTTCAGTTGAGtagtagtaatggttctcccaccggaaggttagtgtgggtgtcaattaCGGCGATTTGGACCGTAATAGACATGTAGTTCGGTACAAAATCACAATACCACttgtattttattctttattggAGACAAAAAGTATTTAAAGGGGAATAACATTCAAAATAAGACTCTTATAAGATATTTTTGGACCAAATTATAAACgacaatgacatttttggacTAAAATATTAACTGCTGACAATTTTATTCAATTACGTATAATTTAACGACATTTTGACCTTTTACTGTTGCTTAAATAATGAAAAGTTTGGAAACAACCAACTTACACATGTGCATTTTGGGTTCTACCTTCATTCAACATGTTATTCTAAGActtgatatgatttttttttctcacatatattaattttagtttatataCTTTGTATTCATTTTTCGAGTTTGTGTGGCTCAAGAATAAGTCCATTGCAATTTTAAGATTCGATATAAAACATATTtctcatatattaattttaggtGATCCAAATCAactactttttatttctttcacaaTTAGTTCACTCGTAATAGCGGAATAGATTGTTATAATTACTCactcatttatacaagaaaaattACACAATATAGcaaacatttaaattttttgtttaattttttttaacgtGAGGTAAATTAGAGTACATAAATTGTGTTAAAAACTTCGTTTTGGAAGGAAATTTTATATCTACAATTCTAACACTTTAATATAGAATATTTTCCCCATATATTAATCTTAGTTTATACACTTTGTATTTAATCTTTGAATATGTGTGGTTCAAGTGTAAGGACACTGAAGTATCTGTTTTAGGACCTCATGACTTATTACTCCTCCCGTTCCATTTTATATGAGGATAGTTTCggcatgaagtttaagaaaaaaagaaaaactttttaaaaatttgatctaaaatgaatgatagaaatttatggggctataaattatttcattaaccataaaattaacattttaaagttaaattattacttaatatcgaaattagtcatttttttagAGAGtggctaaaaaaaaaagtaagtcatataaattaggacagagggagtatataatTAGTAAGTAGTATGTGTTTATAGTTTATAACTTTGCATGCTAAAATTATGTCTCACATtgttattatataattttgaataagTTCTTTcaagttaataaaatattagttattTGTTGTAATATAATACATCGATTTTGTTGTTAAAAATgttgttgatatatataaagattcaaatattttaattcaaaactCTAAAACATTGGACAAAGTTCATGACTCTATATTCTATaaggaaaaaaagattttttgtaAATAGTTATTATTACTTTGTGATACATATAATAAGTATTTGCTAtgtgattattaaaaaaaaatgttgaagaattaaatttatctataacttgaaatattgaaattaaaatgtgttaatatggaaaaaaaattaaagcattaCTATGTCACTATAcaataaaattgtaaaaaagaaaattgattttttatcgATGTTTAATATCCGCATTGGAATTCAACTAATAGATCTGGAGTTAGACTAATTTGGATTCATGCCGCATAGCGCCCCACTCGGGCTACCAAGGGATTTCTCATACCCATGActcaaacttgagacctctaGTTAATGGAATAATAACTCTATTCACTGCaccatatacaaatatatatttttataatacaaGGACTtggaaataatattaaattctatacaattttcaattttttcttactATCTCAAAAAGAGGtttcatttttttagattttagcGTGAATTGTTCAAATGAGTGAGTAGATTAGGTTGAGTTCTTATTTCTCATTAATTAGAACGTAACACCTATGTCGTTGGTTctgattttctttcttcccatacttaatatttatgaatcaattatttgtttatctattaaaaatgtttgaataaattaatccttaaaaatattaatttataccTATGCATAAAAAAGAGTTAAATAGTGAATTTCAGAAAAATACATGAATTTTAAtcagaatatttataaaatcttATTAAGCTTTGGATTTATAGTTTATGCTACCAATTGTAGGGAAATGGGCATGATGTACCCCAATTTTGTGATTTAGAATTGATATACTTCtcgtaaaaaaaaaaggctcaCCTATAGAATGGTATTTTTAGTTGAGAATTTGTAGGCTACTCATGCCAAATAAACATTCTATTTAGGTTCATGGacaaaattttagatataaacccactgttttaaaaatatattatggtTGCACACATACCACAATGGAAAGAAAAACAATTAGTAATAAAAATGTAAGGTCGATCACCCACAAAACAATTTGAACTAAAATGCtcaaaaaaaaggaaggaaattTACCGAAATCCCATGAGATTAGTTACTAACTATTTAGACACATGTTAGTTTGCACTATTACgaattatatcaaattatatttcAGGATATATCAGCTAAAATTAAGTGCAATTTGTTCTAAATACACTGTATCAAAGTGGATTTGCATGCATCTGGGATACATAACTAATCTTACTCGCCTCCCTCGCATCTCTCTCCCGACTCTTCTATGTATCTAGTAttccaaatacatgtgaatcacatcagatacatataaatacatgtatctaatgtGTATCTAATGCGACAATGTGACATGACTATCTTGCTAGCCTCCCACCCCACCTGGTTCGTCTCTATCCCTATTTAAGTGTATCCAATAGTtagggttgttcatggttatggttaaaaaatcaaACCGAACCACAATCCGAACCAAatcgattaaaaaaattgatatttggttgggtttggttttaaattttgaaaaccgatattatatgatttgattttggttttactaaaacaaaaccgcaaaataaccaaaccgaatcgataaattagatatataaattttataattatttatatatcattcataaatacaatataaatattttatcaaattttaattaacttaagtatTTAACTTTACAATTTCCTCAAGCCCAACACTTTAGCCCAACTATAACAATCTTAAGTCCAAGTCCATTAAATCCATTTTAGTCTTTACCTACTCtactttctcttaattgaaacaCTTTGTTCAAGTAATGATAActctagtattgcttaattgaaTCAACAATAGTTTTTTTGTGGATTGTTCATGTGCTAGATGTTTATGTCTATTGACGTAAGTCctcaaaaaaattactattactTTCAAACTGGATAAACCAAACCGACAATAACCAAACTGAcggttatttttttcgtttggtttggtttggttttagaaatttaaaaaatcgactagattggtttggttttggttttaatcaATAACTGATCCAAATCGAACCACGAACACCCCTACCAGTAGtaaagatacatgtatctaggtaTATATTTTTCAGTATATGGTTGAAAATCTTTAATTAGTGGTAAgatacataataatttaaaagtataagTAGAATTAGTATATACGATATGAATATATGTCTTATTAAATTTTGGTGCGTCcagatatatgtatattgtgtCAAAATTAGGTAAATTTGTTCTACATACACTATATCCAAATAGATTTGCATGCATCTGCGATAATAAATCTCTCTCGCCTCCCTTTCATCTCGCTCCCCACTCTTCTATATATATGGTATCCCATATTCATGTGAATCACACCACatacatacaaatacatgtatctaatgtgtatctggtgtgattcgcatgtataTGGATACATGACTATCTCGCTCGCCTCgctccctattttagtgtatttagtagcaaaaatacatgtatctcaatatatcttcctcaatatatgatagaaattttttaattaatggtaAAATACGTGATTATTTGAAAGTATAAATAAAACTAGTATATATGATATTGATATATATCTAATAGGATGGTTTCCCCAATAATAATTTTCCCACATACTACGTCAaaacaaaagattaaaacaaggCTGGAAAGATCCATAAACAGAAATGAAAGAACCCTGCACAAATAACCATTTTTAGGACTCTTGTTTAAGAATAGCCAAagtttacaaaaataaatttaaagtatgatctgatgtatataaaattgattatattttaaagaattttagTAGGtagttatattttaaatatggaTACTTAAAGCGAATAACTTGTGCAATTCCTACCTTTCAAATTAGTGAGTAACAAGAATTATAATAGATATGaatgatctttaattttttatcttatttgtCTCGagcaaaattttaaatttaataagttCTGATTTTTTTACATATGTATGACCATTTtacataaacaatatatattaccTTCATAATTACCATTTATAGTAATAtaatgtatttctttttttcgtTTTTCTCTTTCTCCCTCTCTCCATTTTTTTCCCGTTCTAGAGCTTTATtaaccaaacaaaaaataatgttgttttgaaatttcttatacaaatatattataagcttatcaactaaaatatttctctttccCAATATAATGTATTATacaatttataacattttttagtACCgttaataagagaaaaaaataagcaacagttataatactttttgaattaaatatattatacacaTTATAGGCATGTTTCAATGTATGTggtgaatatataactaaaatattttaatacaaatatattataagtattataTGTAAATTTCAAACATTCCGATACtatttaaatatcaaattcGAATTATAGCAATGTATAATATCGAATTTGAATTAAAACTGAAAACAAACAAACTTGGGGGTTAAAACGTAAATAGCTTTTGTTCAATCAATATTCTCATTGGAAAAGGATTGTTTTTGTTCAATCAAATATTACTTAGTTAGTATAGATCGAAACAACTTTTTGTTGAATCCATATTCTCATGAAAAAAGGACATTAGTTTCGAGTTTTATAGAAACCGGAATAATAGCAAGATCGAAACATAATTCAATCCTTTATTTAGTCGTTAGTATTTCAATTGACTTGGTCTTTAGCACGCAAGTAGTTGGTTGAATAAAGATAGTAGAATCCTTTTGTTAGTAGTTGAGTGATAGTAGGAGTGAGTGCTATCTTATTTTAAGTTAGTAAAACTCTATtataaaagagttaaattgTTGTAATTTACAGATGAAAATTTGAGCCTATTGAATAGAGTCCAAGTTtgttttctcttcaatttttagttttctatttttccATCATCAACAATTTCTCTCTCGTTCAACAAGAAGCCGTAAgttcttctttaaatttttttttgaattttcttaatGAAAATCCTAACTGTGCTCGTGATGTACATGTGTATACTGGTTACTTGAATTAATTTGATTCACTTagcaatcatatatataaattttccatACCAAACCATGGTTGGTTTTctcattttgtgattttttgacttattaggTGATGACACCTGATTTTTTCACAAGGTTGGGTTCACTACTTGAAACAATATGTAAAGCTAGTAATGTTGATGATGCTGATCATACTTTTGAACGTTTGCCTGATTGTCTCGTCATTGATATTCTTAGTAGACTTCCATCATATTCTTTTCTTAGATGTCGATGGGTTTGTAGGCACTGGAGAGCCTTATTAGTCTCATCACAAGACTCTTTTACCAATATACATGATCTATCTAGACATAATAGACCTATGTTTCTCATACGTGATGATTTTGCCAAGCATGATTTCGCGAAGCATGGACAGGATCTTTTTGTTTATGGTGAAAATGAAAACAAGAagattaagaagaagaaggttgCGTTTGAGAAACTTCATCTCAAACCTGAGCTTATGATTAACAAGAACTCGAAAGAAGAACCTAATCTTTTATATTCTTGTGAAGGAGTTCTTATGTTTGCTTCATCGAGGTGGAAATCTACTTATTATATTGTGAACCCTATAACACAAGAAGAATTAACACTACGATGTACACTTCATCCACATTTCGTATGTGCTTTGTATTTTTGTCCCTACACAAGACAATTCAGAATTCTTTTTGCAGAAGTACAAGGAACTTCTTGTCAGTATTTCGTACATATTTTAAAGACGTGGAAACCATGATAAAATCAGCAACACAAGCTGAAGAAAAACTTCATTAACGAAAACTTAAGCTCACATAGAAGAAGCTAAGACTAGAGAGAAGAATAGCATGAAGCCATCtatttttgaatgaatgaaatcaCTCTTTACAAAgtgttacatatatacaaaactTCAATTGGAACAATCTAGAAGGATCAGTCTAACTAACTTGATTCCCTATTTTGTAACACATCTAACTAACTTCTAACTaattataacaaactaaaatactttaactgcATAATCTCAACAgcccccctcaagttggaggtgAAGTAATCGCAGACAACTTGCTCAAAATCGTAGCATGTTTGACTCCTGTTAATGCCTTGGTGAAGATGTCTGCAAGTTGTGAGTTGGTGGAGATGTGCTGAAGTACAACCAGTCCTTGTTGGATCTTATCCCTAACAAAATGGCAATCCACTTCTATATGCTTTGTCCTCTCATGGAATACTGGATTTTTTGCAATATGAACTGCTGCCTGGCTATCACAAAACACACGTATAGGGGGACAATCCACTGTCAATTCAACAAATAATCTCTCAAACCATACCAACTCTCCCACCACTTGT
Coding sequences within:
- the LOC125845048 gene encoding LOW QUALITY PROTEIN: F-box protein At3g07870-like (The sequence of the model RefSeq protein was modified relative to this genomic sequence to represent the inferred CDS: substituted 2 bases at 2 genomic stop codons), producing the protein MTPDFFTRLGSLLETICKASNVDDADHTFERLPDCLVIDILSRLPSYSFLRCRWVCRHWRALLVSSQDSFTNIHDLSRHNRPMFLIRDDFAKHDFAKHGQDLFVYGENENKKIKKKKVAFEKLHLKPELMINKNSKEEPNLLYSCEGVLMFASSRWKSTYYIVNPITQEELTLRCTLHPHFVCALYFCPYTRQFRILFAEVQGTSCQYFVHILKTWKPXXNQVFHSSNSFNFLSKNGNPAVVNGALHWITFHDLNRKDIAPCENGIMVFRMDKEELFTMPHPVRNHNVCNSKQAHLAMTLMVKDDRLCLCNMLIPWFIVDMWLLEDYETRSWIKRYKINLLNERIFPFGKRLSEIRIRCAWDLKFLYIQEGELLIHLYDDYELYLYNLDRRTVKKLELPRGKMLSYTDCKLYHKSFLAIA